The Misgurnus anguillicaudatus chromosome 21, ASM2758022v2, whole genome shotgun sequence genome includes a window with the following:
- the LOC129449353 gene encoding DNA damage-inducible transcript 4-like protein, which yields MVATSTLNRNTECLSEFADHGYDPSCIDYEMDFWERCLAAPYLGAEVCEEHACQQLARLLEGCLARAKTSKLQCAHVLVPETLTRRVARDVLRLSAGEPCGLRGCVLDVRLELEEQQNRCERLERLACDASVVPTFELTLVFKQDCGGWPSLREFLRIGRCFPPGTRRALKLRPGFRLIKKKLYSSAAGTVIEEC from the exons ATGGTTGCAACAAGCACACTTAACCGAAACACTGAATGCCTTTCTGAATTTGCTGATCATGGATATGACCCGTCTTGTATCGATTACG AAATGGACTTTTGGGAGAGGTGCTTGGCTGCACCCTACCTGGGGGCAGAAGTGTGTGAGGAGCATGCGTGTCAACAGCTTGCCCGGCTGCTGGAAGGCTGTCTGGCAAGAGCCAAGACCAGCAAGCTGCAGTGTGCCCATGTGCTCGTTCCAGAGACTCTGACCCGACGGGTGGCCCGGGATGTGCTCAGACTGTCTGCGGGGGAACCTTGTGGGTTGAGGGGCTGCGTCCTGGACGTCCGTCTGGAGCTAGAGGAACAGCAAAACCGTTGCGAGAGACTCGAGCGCCTTGCCTGCGACGCAAGCGTGGTGCCAACTTTCGAATTGACATTGGTTTTCAAACAGGATTGTGGTGGTTGGCCAAGTCTGCGTGAGTTTTTACGCATAGGTAGATGTTTTCCACCTGGAACACGGCGTGCACTTAaactccgccctgggttccggCTGATTAAGAAGAAACTGTACTCCTCTGCGGCTGGAACTGTAATCGAGGAGTGTTGA